In Gracilimonas sp., a single window of DNA contains:
- a CDS encoding TonB-dependent receptor: protein MKKSILLPIPNRWRFKQFVKHRFLMFTGFLLMVMMSLAFSGNVLAQQEVSGTVVDAETGETLPAVNIQVKNTTRGTTTDREGNFTIRLEPGQTVLVFSFVGFKTREVNVEGETEIRVELQPDVGELDELVVIGYGAVRKRDMTGSVGQLSSDDIGKITTLNAEQSLQGKISGVQITTTSGAPGASAAVRIRGVGTFNNSSPIYVVDGVILNDISFLNPSDIASMEVLKDASATAIYGSRGANGVILVQTKSGAGTTGGPIVTVSAEGGIQQVERQIDLLEGREFAIIANEIRSGSYNNVDAVPNTNWQDLIFHIAPMQNHQISVRGASDRTDYYVSLGYFQQEGIIEKSQYERINLKINNNYRISDQFRIGNNITIAPYQQRVAPNVTFAAYRAQPVLEPYYDDGSFGVVYNVGNPLADLAYSNNYNSGVRIVGNVFAEAIIKEDLLIKSSFGTDASLNRTKNFTPAYTVYNPDGTASQQDNLYSDLFKGEGYNYTWLWENTANYINDFNNHQVNAVVGLTMQETRSEVMQLSGQNVIRDEEDFWYVQPSYIIDEANNINMLSSIFNGVDAGQYYNMISYLGRVVYSYDDKYMTTVTMRRDGSSKFAEENRWGYFPSFALGWNVDQESFMEPVTAVDHLKLRFSWGQIGNEKISYYDRFSRVNSGIVAVFGNPDAPYVAATYGKSGNQDLKWETTTQTDVGMELGLFNERLTAEIDFYNRVTDDILVELSTPGHLGNGQGQRIRYNAASMLNRGIEFNVGWADNAGDFGYSLNVVGNTIHNEVQAIGGNSGIDSVLVGGFLANGQSVTLSKVGRPIGAFYGYKTDGIFQNQAELDSYPNLSQAGVGDLRFRDINGDGQINGEDRTYLGSPIPDFVYGFSVDLNFKGWDFSVGLQGQIGNEIFNGKNVVRPDPYNFEQHVWDRWTGEGTSNSEPRPSYGGYNYLPSDRFIHDGSYLRVRSLILGYSLPENILGKLGMTQARFYVKGTNLFTITGYTGYTPEIGSNDVLSNGIDTGVYPIPRVISIGFNTTF from the coding sequence ATGAAAAAATCCATACTACTACCTATACCTAACAGATGGAGATTCAAACAATTTGTGAAGCATAGATTTCTGATGTTCACCGGATTTTTGCTGATGGTAATGATGAGTTTGGCTTTCAGCGGAAATGTGTTAGCCCAACAGGAAGTAAGCGGTACGGTGGTTGATGCCGAAACAGGAGAAACTTTACCGGCCGTAAATATTCAGGTGAAAAATACTACCCGAGGCACAACAACAGATCGCGAAGGTAATTTTACCATTAGGTTGGAGCCCGGACAAACGGTATTGGTCTTTTCCTTTGTGGGTTTTAAAACCAGGGAAGTTAACGTAGAAGGGGAGACAGAAATTCGGGTAGAGCTTCAGCCGGATGTAGGAGAATTGGATGAACTCGTAGTGATAGGCTATGGAGCTGTTCGTAAGCGGGATATGACCGGTTCGGTAGGACAACTAAGTTCAGATGATATTGGTAAAATTACCACACTGAATGCGGAACAATCGTTACAAGGGAAGATAAGTGGGGTTCAGATAACCACAACATCCGGTGCACCGGGAGCGTCAGCAGCGGTAAGAATTCGAGGGGTAGGAACCTTTAATAACTCTTCACCGATATATGTGGTAGATGGAGTGATCCTTAACGATATTTCTTTTCTGAACCCTTCGGATATAGCCTCAATGGAAGTGTTAAAAGATGCTTCTGCAACAGCAATTTATGGATCAAGAGGAGCGAATGGAGTTATCCTGGTTCAAACTAAAAGTGGGGCCGGCACAACGGGCGGGCCTATTGTAACGGTTTCTGCTGAAGGAGGAATACAGCAAGTTGAACGCCAAATTGATTTACTGGAAGGGCGTGAGTTTGCCATTATTGCCAACGAGATCCGCTCCGGTTCCTATAATAATGTGGATGCCGTCCCAAATACCAACTGGCAGGATCTGATTTTTCATATTGCTCCTATGCAAAACCATCAGATTTCGGTGAGAGGAGCAAGTGACCGTACTGATTATTATGTAAGTCTGGGTTATTTCCAACAGGAGGGAATTATTGAAAAGTCGCAGTATGAGCGTATTAACCTGAAAATCAATAATAATTACCGGATCAGTGACCAGTTCAGGATTGGAAATAATATAACCATAGCACCATACCAACAGCGTGTTGCTCCAAATGTTACTTTTGCGGCTTATCGTGCGCAACCTGTTTTAGAGCCTTACTATGATGATGGAAGTTTTGGCGTTGTATATAATGTGGGGAATCCTCTGGCTGATTTGGCTTACTCAAATAATTATAACAGCGGGGTACGGATTGTTGGTAATGTATTTGCAGAAGCAATTATAAAAGAAGACTTGCTGATAAAAAGCAGTTTTGGTACAGATGCTTCTCTGAACAGAACTAAAAACTTCACTCCGGCTTACACCGTTTACAATCCGGACGGAACGGCTTCCCAACAGGACAACCTTTACAGTGATTTGTTTAAGGGGGAAGGTTACAATTACACCTGGCTGTGGGAGAATACTGCGAATTATATAAATGACTTTAATAACCATCAGGTGAATGCAGTAGTGGGCTTAACCATGCAGGAGACACGGTCAGAGGTAATGCAATTATCCGGACAAAATGTAATACGGGATGAAGAAGACTTTTGGTACGTACAGCCATCCTACATTATTGATGAAGCTAATAATATTAACATGTTATCCTCCATATTTAACGGAGTTGATGCAGGTCAGTATTATAACATGATTTCGTATTTGGGTCGTGTAGTGTATTCATATGACGATAAGTATATGACCACGGTTACTATGAGGAGAGATGGGTCGTCAAAATTTGCTGAAGAAAATCGCTGGGGATACTTCCCCTCTTTCGCATTAGGTTGGAATGTTGATCAAGAATCTTTTATGGAGCCGGTTACGGCCGTCGATCATTTAAAACTCCGGTTCAGCTGGGGGCAAATTGGGAATGAAAAGATCAGTTATTATGACCGATTTTCGAGGGTTAACTCCGGTATTGTAGCTGTTTTTGGAAATCCTGATGCTCCTTATGTAGCTGCAACCTATGGTAAATCCGGAAATCAGGATTTGAAATGGGAAACTACCACGCAAACTGATGTGGGAATGGAACTGGGTTTATTCAATGAACGCTTGACGGCTGAAATTGACTTTTATAACCGGGTGACTGATGATATTCTGGTAGAATTATCTACTCCGGGACATTTAGGCAATGGTCAAGGGCAACGTATCCGTTATAATGCGGCTTCAATGCTAAACAGGGGGATCGAATTCAATGTAGGGTGGGCTGATAACGCCGGAGACTTTGGGTACAGCTTAAATGTAGTTGGAAATACCATACATAATGAAGTGCAAGCCATAGGTGGAAACAGCGGAATAGACTCAGTACTTGTGGGTGGTTTTTTAGCAAATGGGCAGTCGGTAACACTTTCCAAGGTAGGGCGGCCGATTGGAGCATTTTACGGATATAAAACAGATGGTATTTTTCAAAATCAGGCTGAATTGGATTCCTATCCGAATTTGTCACAGGCCGGGGTAGGAGATCTTCGCTTTAGAGATATCAATGGAGATGGCCAAATTAATGGAGAAGACCGAACCTACCTAGGTTCTCCAATTCCGGATTTTGTCTACGGCTTTTCGGTAGACCTTAATTTTAAAGGATGGGATTTCTCAGTTGGTTTACAAGGACAGATTGGAAATGAAATTTTCAATGGAAAAAATGTAGTACGTCCCGATCCTTATAACTTTGAACAACATGTTTGGGATCGATGGACCGGAGAGGGCACCAGCAATTCAGAACCCCGCCCTTCTTATGGTGGCTATAACTATTTGCCTTCCGACCGCTTTATTCATGACGGCTCTTATTTGCGGGTTCGGAGTTTGATTTTAGGATACAGCCTTCCGGAAAATATATTGGGCAAACTGGGTATGACTCAGGCAAGATTTTATGTGAAAGGAACCAACCTGTTCACCATAACAGGATATACCGGGTATACACCCGAAATAGGGAGTAACGATGTACTGTCTAACGGGATCGATACCGGTGTTTACCCTATTCCAAGGGTCATTTCTATAGGATTTAACACAACATTTTGA
- a CDS encoding RagB/SusD family nutrient uptake outer membrane protein: MKISQALYIIIFGLIIAGCSDFLSVNPQSELTQEAFPSTQQDALQSTNAVYSTLRSWHYHSGGFPILDIMSDDAHKGSNPDDAANTVGPYDDFTHSTTQDGLDRWWNTLYQGIRRANIVIEKVPSIEMDETLKTRFIAEARFLRGLYYFDLVRAFGGVPLVTSAEPDLKVPRASAEDTFDLIEQDLLFAADNLPLKSEYGADDLGRATQGAAQALLARMYLFQGDFVNAEDYALDVIASDEYDLENEFIDANGPEGEHGVESVFEIGAVANAGQSGNQYANTQGVRGTPNRGWGFNRPSIDLREAFEQDDPRESGTIIELGDVIDGIEIVGDSNTPDEITDGSGNVIEIESYNRKVWIPGISTNTQFGHNRRLIRFADVLLMAAEALNENDSPGQALIHLNRVRERARQGNAGILPDITETNKDALRDIIIHERRVELALEGHRFWDLVRTSKAEEVMGEEGFIPGKHEVLPIPQSEIDLSQGVLTQNDNW; encoded by the coding sequence ATGAAAATAAGTCAAGCATTATACATCATTATTTTTGGTTTAATCATCGCAGGTTGTTCTGATTTTCTAAGCGTCAATCCGCAAAGTGAACTGACACAGGAGGCTTTCCCTTCTACACAGCAGGATGCCTTACAATCCACAAATGCGGTGTATTCCACTTTAAGAAGTTGGCATTATCACAGTGGGGGCTTTCCCATTTTGGATATCATGTCAGATGATGCTCATAAAGGCAGCAATCCGGATGATGCAGCAAATACTGTTGGCCCTTATGATGATTTTACCCATTCAACTACCCAAGACGGGCTGGATCGCTGGTGGAATACCTTATACCAGGGAATCCGCCGGGCCAATATAGTAATAGAAAAAGTTCCCTCGATTGAAATGGATGAGACACTAAAGACTCGCTTTATAGCGGAAGCCCGGTTTTTGCGAGGGTTGTATTACTTTGATTTGGTACGGGCTTTTGGCGGAGTACCCTTGGTAACATCGGCCGAACCGGATCTTAAGGTTCCTCGCGCATCTGCTGAGGATACTTTTGATCTGATTGAACAAGATCTGCTTTTTGCTGCCGACAATCTTCCCCTTAAGAGTGAATATGGTGCGGATGATTTGGGAAGGGCAACGCAAGGAGCTGCCCAGGCCTTACTGGCAAGAATGTATCTGTTTCAGGGTGACTTCGTAAATGCAGAAGACTATGCATTGGATGTAATAGCTTCTGACGAATATGATCTTGAAAACGAATTTATAGATGCCAATGGTCCGGAAGGAGAACACGGAGTTGAATCTGTTTTCGAAATTGGAGCGGTTGCAAATGCAGGCCAAAGTGGAAATCAATATGCCAATACTCAAGGTGTACGCGGAACCCCAAACAGAGGGTGGGGTTTTAATCGTCCTTCCATTGATTTAAGGGAGGCATTTGAACAGGACGATCCCCGAGAATCAGGAACCATTATAGAATTGGGAGATGTAATTGACGGAATAGAAATAGTGGGTGATAGTAACACTCCCGACGAAATAACAGATGGTAGTGGTAATGTTATCGAAATTGAAAGCTACAATCGTAAAGTATGGATTCCGGGAATATCAACTAACACTCAGTTCGGCCATAACCGACGGCTTATTCGCTTTGCTGATGTACTGTTGATGGCAGCGGAAGCATTAAATGAAAATGATAGTCCGGGACAAGCTTTAATACACCTGAACAGGGTTCGCGAGAGAGCAAGACAAGGAAATGCGGGTATTTTGCCGGACATCACAGAAACGAACAAGGATGCATTGCGTGATATTATCATACATGAGCGTCGCGTAGAGTTAGCCCTGGAAGGACATCGTTTCTGGGATCTTGTACGAACAAGTAAAGCCGAGGAAGTGATGGGTGAGGAAGGATTTATCCCCGGCAAACATGAAGTATTACCCATACCTCAAAGTGAAATTGATCTTTCACAAGGAGTACTTACCCAAAATGACAATTGGTAA
- a CDS encoding glucoamylase family protein, protein MTSKDTQVNFRRFFFEAFKKALPVILISCSFFIQAVAYSTFSSEIERETISYQQDVQLVSDNFTGDTTKLFYGVPESFVEDLKERTFTYFWNVVDTATWQTDDRYPSRTFTSIAATGFALPSYIIGIHNDYIGREEGAERALNVLEWLWNSPQGPEAEGMTGHKGFFYHFLDYGTGARFKQVELSTIDTGLLMAGILTAQSYFEQDNAKENRIRALADSLYLRVDWNWAMNDNPTMSMGWHPETGFIKAQWKGYNEAMILLLLAMGSPEHPIPENSWEVWTSTYDWEEFYGYEHVNFGPLFGHQYSQMFVDFRGIQDEYMREKGIDYFENSKRATLSNRAYCISNPSEFEGYGENIWGLTACDGPANTTLDKNGKSIRFKTYHARGAAEGYIEDDGTITPTAAGGSIPFAPEKTLKALYTMKQRYGDRLYTKYGFLDSFNLTYSEEGWFNPDYIGIDQGPILIQLENLQTGLIWNTLRKNSYIQSGLKKAGFSGGWLDEIEK, encoded by the coding sequence ATGACCTCCAAAGATACACAGGTTAATTTCAGGCGCTTTTTTTTTGAAGCATTTAAAAAAGCGCTTCCAGTAATTCTAATAAGCTGCAGTTTTTTTATACAGGCTGTTGCTTATTCTACGTTTTCTTCTGAGATCGAGAGAGAAACAATTTCCTATCAGCAGGATGTACAACTTGTCTCGGATAATTTTACAGGTGACACCACCAAATTATTTTATGGAGTTCCCGAAAGCTTTGTTGAAGATTTGAAGGAGCGGACTTTTACTTATTTCTGGAATGTAGTGGATACTGCAACCTGGCAGACCGATGACCGGTATCCGAGTCGTACATTTACAAGTATAGCGGCTACCGGATTTGCATTGCCTTCCTACATAATTGGTATTCATAATGATTATATAGGCCGGGAAGAAGGAGCTGAGAGAGCATTAAACGTTTTAGAGTGGCTGTGGAATTCTCCGCAAGGCCCGGAAGCTGAAGGAATGACCGGGCACAAAGGATTCTTTTACCATTTTTTGGATTATGGAACCGGTGCCCGCTTCAAACAGGTAGAATTATCAACTATTGATACAGGCTTACTAATGGCCGGAATTCTTACGGCTCAAAGTTATTTTGAGCAAGATAACGCGAAAGAGAACAGAATCCGGGCATTGGCAGATTCCCTTTATTTACGTGTAGATTGGAATTGGGCGATGAATGATAATCCGACTATGTCAATGGGATGGCATCCCGAAACCGGGTTTATAAAGGCTCAATGGAAGGGATATAATGAAGCAATGATTTTGCTCCTTCTTGCCATGGGGTCTCCGGAACACCCCATCCCTGAAAATTCATGGGAAGTTTGGACTTCTACCTACGATTGGGAGGAATTCTATGGCTATGAGCATGTGAACTTCGGCCCTTTGTTTGGTCACCAATATTCACAGATGTTTGTGGATTTCCGCGGTATTCAAGATGAATATATGCGGGAGAAGGGCATCGATTATTTCGAAAATTCAAAGCGGGCAACACTTTCCAATCGAGCTTATTGTATAAGCAATCCCTCCGAATTTGAAGGTTATGGTGAAAATATATGGGGCTTAACGGCATGTGACGGCCCTGCAAATACAACCCTTGATAAGAATGGGAAAAGCATTCGATTCAAAACCTATCATGCCCGGGGTGCCGCTGAAGGTTATATAGAAGATGACGGAACCATTACCCCAACGGCTGCGGGAGGTTCCATCCCATTTGCCCCGGAAAAAACCTTGAAGGCTTTGTACACCATGAAGCAAAGGTACGGAGACCGGCTCTACACCAAATATGGGTTTCTTGACTCATTCAATCTCACATATAGTGAAGAAGGTTGGTTTAATCCGGATTACATCGGGATAGATCAGGGGCCTATTCTCATACAACTCGAAAACCTTCAAACAGGTCTTATTTGGAACACATTACGAAAGAATTCTTACATACAGTCAGGGTTGAAGAAAGCCGGTTTTTCCGGTGGCTGGCTGGATGAAATCGAAAAATAA
- a CDS encoding Ig-like domain-containing protein, translated as MKTKRTTLVIMTAITMMAVMFHACKKNNGGPNELNIVSMTAGGADLNSATSPTDVPVDATIEITFNTDIKAETATSNNITLIQDYDEANIPIQITVSGPTLTIQPEAALGAGILYQLNLTSGLLSTDDQPLAQTSRTFTTAGTFTPAGIIANWTFENSAEDVAGNYDPSTDGVVDITYAASRNETAGQAAVFNGNTSIIEIPMADPLVETSDFTISFWMKPNSDHVNENGDPAGHFVMGLGAFYGIQYEIFSTYEGSKFAIRYEIANDPDSTTGEDMWFPAEATDNTNGGWQGWDYARSLTPTEMQGYLKDSWTQVTYTYDGTDKRGTLYFNGLIMKSFDFDLWPDGDPKQSVTGMTYAGSEPDVVNDLAFGFIHSREGTMWDNEPWGGYDFETANHFKGQLDDVKIYHKVLTETEIQLMYDSES; from the coding sequence ATGAAAACGAAAAGAACAACGTTAGTGATCATGACAGCTATTACTATGATGGCTGTTATGTTTCATGCATGCAAAAAGAACAATGGAGGGCCGAATGAACTCAATATTGTCTCTATGACAGCGGGGGGAGCGGACCTGAATTCAGCAACATCACCCACAGATGTACCTGTGGATGCAACTATTGAAATAACATTCAATACAGATATTAAAGCCGAAACAGCAACTTCTAATAACATTACACTTATACAGGATTATGATGAGGCGAATATACCAATACAGATTACTGTAAGTGGTCCTACGCTTACCATACAACCGGAAGCTGCACTGGGTGCGGGCATACTCTATCAGCTTAACCTGACAAGCGGTTTATTAAGTACTGATGATCAACCACTAGCCCAAACATCTCGTACATTTACAACAGCAGGGACTTTTACTCCTGCGGGCATCATCGCAAACTGGACGTTTGAAAACAGTGCTGAGGACGTAGCAGGAAATTATGACCCATCCACTGATGGAGTAGTGGATATCACATATGCTGCTAGCCGAAACGAGACCGCCGGTCAAGCTGCGGTATTCAATGGGAATACCAGTATCATTGAAATTCCGATGGCAGACCCTCTCGTTGAAACCAGTGACTTTACCATCAGTTTTTGGATGAAGCCAAATTCCGATCATGTAAACGAAAACGGAGATCCGGCCGGTCATTTTGTGATGGGACTTGGAGCTTTCTATGGCATTCAGTATGAAATATTTTCAACCTATGAAGGTTCGAAATTCGCCATTCGCTATGAAATAGCTAACGACCCGGATTCTACAACCGGTGAAGATATGTGGTTCCCAGCGGAAGCAACAGATAACACTAATGGCGGCTGGCAAGGTTGGGACTATGCCCGAAGTTTAACACCAACAGAAATGCAAGGGTATCTGAAAGACAGCTGGACTCAGGTGACATATACTTATGATGGAACAGATAAACGAGGCACGCTCTACTTTAATGGCCTAATCATGAAAAGCTTTGACTTTGACCTATGGCCAGACGGTGACCCAAAGCAAAGTGTTACAGGTATGACTTATGCCGGTTCAGAACCTGATGTAGTGAATGATCTTGCTTTTGGGTTCATCCATTCCCGAGAAGGCACCATGTGGGATAACGAACCTTGGGGTGGCTATGACTTCGAAACGGCTAACCATTTTAAAGGTCAGCTTGATGATGTAAAAATCTATCATAAAGTTCTTACAGAAACTGAAATTCAGTTGATGTACGACTCTGAAAGCTAA
- a CDS encoding sulfatase, whose amino-acid sequence MKKPLLHIIISTVIITVISLGYFLPAVAQTNQPQNVVFILSDDHRYDFMGFHENAPSYIETPNLDRMAAEGMHIKNAFVTTSLCSPSRASILTGQYAHNHQVVDNTSPIPEATRFFNEDIQQNGYQTAYIGKWHMGEVDDSPRPGWDRWVSFRGQGVYSNPTLNVDGKRDEYVGYTTDILTDFAEEWLEERSKNNNEPFFLYLSHKAVHAEFEPAERHEGHYADIDIEYPESMDKTERNYRTKPDWVKAQRNSWHGVDYPYHGEMNFDEFYRKYITTLLALDESVGRILNYLEESGLAENTLVIYMADNGFLHGEHGLIDKRNAYEESIRVPMLAWGPGYVEAGSQIDELVRNIDIAPTILELFDTNSSIDMDGLSFLSLLSGKGEQPDREFLYEYYWEPAFPHTPTTFSIRGDRYKYIFYHGVWDRDELYDLQEDPQERYNLAEVPHYIDLRNEMRTRLFDKMEEQDAMSIPVRRAGWQADEKLIDN is encoded by the coding sequence ATGAAGAAGCCATTACTGCATATCATTATTTCAACTGTAATTATTACTGTCATAAGCCTGGGGTATTTCCTTCCGGCTGTTGCCCAAACTAATCAGCCTCAAAACGTAGTTTTTATTCTTAGTGATGACCACCGCTACGACTTTATGGGCTTCCATGAAAATGCACCTTCCTATATTGAGACTCCCAATTTGGACCGGATGGCGGCTGAAGGGATGCATATTAAAAATGCCTTTGTTACTACTTCTCTTTGCTCGCCTAGCCGCGCTTCAATTTTAACGGGGCAATATGCCCACAATCATCAGGTAGTTGATAACACCAGCCCCATTCCTGAAGCTACTCGTTTTTTTAACGAAGACATACAGCAAAACGGATATCAAACAGCTTATATAGGTAAATGGCATATGGGCGAAGTAGACGATAGTCCGAGGCCGGGGTGGGACCGGTGGGTTAGTTTTCGGGGGCAAGGGGTGTATTCAAATCCAACCCTGAATGTGGACGGAAAGCGCGATGAGTATGTGGGCTATACTACAGATATTTTAACTGACTTTGCTGAAGAATGGCTTGAAGAACGAAGTAAGAATAATAATGAGCCTTTCTTTCTGTATCTGTCTCATAAAGCAGTACACGCTGAATTTGAGCCCGCTGAACGCCATGAAGGGCATTATGCAGACATTGATATCGAATATCCCGAATCTATGGATAAAACCGAGCGGAATTACCGAACTAAACCCGATTGGGTGAAGGCACAACGTAATAGCTGGCATGGAGTGGATTATCCGTATCACGGCGAAATGAATTTCGATGAGTTTTACCGTAAGTATATAACAACTCTGCTGGCACTTGATGAGAGCGTAGGACGCATCTTGAATTATCTTGAAGAGTCGGGCTTAGCTGAAAACACCTTAGTAATTTATATGGCGGACAATGGTTTTTTGCACGGTGAACATGGATTAATCGATAAACGCAATGCTTATGAAGAGTCAATTCGCGTTCCCATGTTGGCATGGGGTCCTGGATATGTTGAAGCCGGAAGCCAAATTGATGAATTGGTACGAAATATTGACATCGCTCCCACTATCCTTGAGTTATTTGATACCAACAGTTCAATTGATATGGATGGCTTGTCTTTTCTGTCATTATTAAGTGGAAAAGGTGAACAACCTGACAGGGAGTTTTTGTATGAATACTATTGGGAGCCGGCCTTTCCTCATACTCCTACTACTTTTTCTATCCGGGGGGACCGCTATAAATATATTTTTTACCACGGAGTATGGGATCGTGATGAACTTTATGATTTGCAGGAAGATCCCCAAGAGCGCTATAACCTGGCTGAAGTACCTCATTACATTGATTTAAGAAATGAAATGAGAACTCGTCTCTTCGACAAAATGGAAGAACAGGATGCAATGAGTATTCCGGTACGAAGGGCAGGATGGCAAGCTGATGAAAAACTTATTGATAATTAA
- a CDS encoding glucoamylase family protein, which produces MRNKVHIRIAYFKNTCMILYGLIMLLLFTACDQNNAGQNSDVFQLLKVSADNVTLSSGQTVKNISVTATFRIEFSASADTVSAKNSIQLINSDEEELPLEYKFENNLRDIVVRGIQPLKWKTSYQLVISNTLESGQGADFPGIEYSFETINGQLELVSASLNEIDLTSSGQKRDIQFDDIQLEFTFSEELDEQNYQNYFNISPSFSKNLTLSPDSQTVTVTNTEPLDYYRHYSININSSLSAANGFEFDGFERTFQTGLDPSPKFPSITDEQLLTKVQEATFQYFWDFGHPVSGLARERNTSGETVTTGGSGFGLMAIITGIHRGFITRNEGITRIQKIVDFLATADRFHGAWSHWLNGSTGDAIAFSTYDDGGDLVETAFMAQGLITVRQFLDENIAAESELINDINLLLNTIEWDWYTREGQNVLYWHWSPNHGWEMNMKIKGYNEALIVYVLAASSGNYGIAPEVYHQGWASSGNIINGNSFYGITLPLGYDYGGPLFFSHYSFLGLDPRNLSDTYADYWQQNRNHTLINREHNIINPNNFVGYSSDSWGLTASDNPFGYLAHEPTRDNGTITPTAAISSIPYTPTESMEAMRHFYFILGDKLWGEYGFHDAFNPTEGWWADSYLAIDQGPIIIMIENYRSGLLWDLFMTAPEVQNALSQLDFSVGEQF; this is translated from the coding sequence ATGCGAAATAAAGTTCACATACGTATAGCCTATTTTAAAAATACATGCATGATTTTGTATGGTTTAATAATGCTGCTTTTATTCACAGCATGTGATCAAAATAATGCAGGACAGAATTCTGACGTATTTCAGTTGTTGAAAGTGTCTGCAGATAATGTAACACTGTCATCAGGCCAAACAGTAAAAAATATATCCGTAACAGCGACTTTTCGAATTGAATTTTCGGCATCGGCTGATACAGTTTCTGCTAAAAATAGTATTCAGCTTATAAATTCAGACGAAGAAGAACTTCCGCTCGAGTATAAGTTTGAAAATAATTTACGGGACATTGTTGTCCGGGGTATTCAACCCCTTAAATGGAAAACTTCTTACCAATTGGTGATTTCAAATACGCTGGAATCAGGCCAAGGTGCAGATTTCCCCGGAATTGAATATAGTTTTGAAACAATAAACGGTCAGCTTGAACTGGTTTCGGCTTCTTTAAATGAAATTGATTTAACCTCTTCGGGGCAAAAAAGGGACATCCAATTTGACGATATCCAACTTGAGTTTACGTTCTCAGAAGAACTGGATGAACAGAATTATCAGAATTATTTTAATATCAGTCCTTCATTCTCAAAAAACCTTACTCTTTCTCCTGATAGTCAGACCGTAACAGTGACGAACACTGAACCACTGGATTATTATCGGCATTATTCTATAAACATCAATAGTAGTCTGAGTGCTGCAAATGGATTTGAGTTTGACGGATTTGAGCGCACTTTTCAAACAGGATTGGACCCGAGTCCAAAATTCCCGTCAATTACAGATGAACAATTACTTACTAAAGTACAGGAGGCCACTTTTCAATATTTTTGGGATTTTGGACATCCTGTCAGCGGCTTGGCAAGGGAGCGAAATACCTCAGGTGAAACAGTAACAACCGGAGGCAGTGGCTTTGGTTTAATGGCTATCATTACCGGAATACACCGGGGCTTCATTACAAGAAATGAAGGTATTACACGTATTCAAAAAATCGTTGATTTTTTGGCTACAGCCGACCGGTTTCATGGTGCCTGGTCTCATTGGTTGAATGGCTCAACCGGAGATGCTATTGCATTTAGTACTTATGATGACGGGGGAGATTTGGTGGAAACGGCATTTATGGCTCAAGGTCTTATTACCGTAAGACAATTCCTGGATGAAAATATCGCAGCTGAAAGTGAACTCATTAACGATATCAATTTATTGCTGAATACCATTGAATGGGATTGGTACACACGAGAGGGCCAAAATGTTTTGTATTGGCATTGGTCGCCAAATCATGGCTGGGAAATGAATATGAAAATCAAAGGCTATAATGAAGCCTTGATTGTATATGTTCTGGCGGCATCTTCAGGAAATTATGGTATCGCACCTGAGGTATATCATCAGGGATGGGCATCATCCGGTAATATCATAAATGGAAATTCATTTTACGGAATAACTTTACCTCTTGGATATGACTATGGAGGGCCCCTTTTCTTTTCTCATTATTCGTTCCTGGGGCTTGATCCCCGTAATCTTTCGGACACTTATGCAGATTATTGGCAACAAAATCGTAACCATACATTGATTAATAGAGAACATAACATCATCAACCCAAATAATTTTGTGGGATACAGTTCTGACAGTTGGGGGCTTACTGCAAGCGATAATCCCTTTGGTTATTTAGCCCATGAACCTACACGCGATAATGGCACGATTACTCCTACAGCTGCTATTTCGTCCATCCCATATACTCCGACAGAATCTATGGAAGCCATGAGGCACTTCTATTTTATACTTGGAGATAAACTATGGGGGGAATACGGTTTTCATGATGCTTTTAACCCAACGGAGGGTTGGTGGGCTGATTCATACCTCGCAATAGATCAGGGGCCGATTATTATAATGATTGAAAATTACCGTTCGGGGCTGTTATGGGATCTGTTTATGACAGCGCCCGAAGTGCAGAACGCATTAAGCCAGCTTGATTTTTCAGTCGGAGAGCAATTTTAA